A stretch of Gemmobacter fulvus DNA encodes these proteins:
- the flgH gene encoding flagellar basal body L-ring protein FlgH: MSRLILASLCLTACARLDAVGKAPAFSPLEGSYQHHAMYSTPMPKDIPPSGPAETSSLWTSSRDSLFGERRAERRGDILTVVVEINDKAEISNSSDRSRAGSDAMGIPALFGIPERLNAQLPEGASMAEAVNTTTSSSYEGSGSVARTEKLTLRVAATVVEELPNGVLRIEGQQEVRVNYELRELVVSGYVRPADISRQNEITYDKIAGARVSYGGRGQITDVQQPRYGQQVADILLPF, encoded by the coding sequence ATGAGCCGCCTGATCCTTGCCAGTCTCTGCCTCACCGCCTGCGCCCGGCTTGATGCTGTCGGCAAGGCCCCGGCCTTTTCACCGCTGGAGGGCAGTTATCAACATCACGCGATGTATTCGACCCCCATGCCGAAGGATATCCCGCCCAGCGGCCCCGCCGAGACCTCTTCGCTCTGGACCAGCAGCCGCGACTCGCTGTTTGGCGAGCGGCGGGCCGAACGGCGCGGCGATATCCTGACCGTGGTGGTTGAAATCAATGACAAGGCCGAGATTTCCAATTCCTCGGACCGCAGCCGCGCGGGCAGTGATGCGATGGGCATCCCGGCGCTGTTCGGCATTCCAGAGCGTTTGAACGCGCAATTGCCAGAGGGGGCCAGCATGGCAGAGGCGGTCAATACCACGACAAGCTCCAGCTATGAGGGCAGCGGATCGGTGGCGCGCACCGAAAAGCTGACGCTGCGGGTGGCGGCGACAGTGGTCGAGGAATTGCCGAATGGCGTTTTGCGTATCGAGGGGCAGCAGGAGGTCCGGGTGAATTACGAGCTGCGCGAACTGGTAGTGTCCGGGTATGTGCGCCCGGCCGATATCTCGCGTCAGAACGAGATTACCTATGACAAGATCGCGGGTGCGCGCGTGTCCTATGGCGGGCGCGGCCAGATCACCGATGTTCAGCAAC
- the flgA gene encoding flagellar basal body P-ring formation chaperone FlgA: MRLCLVLSLLPGLAAAEIIVPVRTIRAQQIIAPEDVMVLDKTVPGAVSDPADAIGQEARRALYANRPIAPADLGPPALVDRNQAVALAYSAGPVQIVTEGRALSRGGLGDVIRVMNLSSRTTVAGEITAQGMVIVGLAP, encoded by the coding sequence ATGCGGTTGTGTCTGGTCCTGTCGCTGCTGCCGGGCCTTGCTGCCGCAGAGATCATCGTGCCGGTCCGCACCATCCGGGCGCAGCAAATTATTGCGCCCGAAGATGTGATGGTGCTGGACAAGACGGTTCCGGGCGCCGTGTCGGATCCGGCGGACGCCATTGGGCAAGAGGCGCGCCGCGCGCTCTATGCCAACCGCCCGATCGCCCCTGCGGATCTTGGTCCTCCAGCGCTTGTCGATCGCAATCAGGCCGTGGCGCTGGCCTATAGCGCGGGCCCGGTGCAGATCGTCACCGAAGGGCGGGCGCTGTCCCGCGGCGGGCTGGGCGATGTGATCCGTGTCATGAACCTGTCCTCCCGCACCACGGTTGCAGGCGAGATCACCGCACAGGGCATGGTGATCGTTGGCCTTGCCCCATGA
- the flgG gene encoding flagellar basal-body rod protein FlgG — protein sequence MKALQIAASGMAAQQMRVDVVSNNLANMSTTGYNARRAEFADLHYQQDARPGTISAQDGTLLPSGVQIGLGVRPASVSVVLAQGALSQTGGDLDLAIEGKGYLEVTLPSGAAAYTRDGGLKRTGDGLIVTSAGHQVAPGITIPSDARSITINADGEVYAHFMDQVQPQMLGQLSLAGFTNEKGLEAIGGNLFLETAGSGPPLIGAPGQDGLGTLRQGYLEESSVDAVREVTELIKAQRGYELNAKVITAADQMLSATTQVR from the coding sequence ATGAAAGCCTTACAGATCGCCGCAAGTGGCATGGCCGCGCAGCAGATGCGGGTCGATGTCGTCTCCAACAACCTCGCCAATATGTCGACCACGGGCTACAACGCCCGCCGGGCCGAATTCGCGGACCTGCATTATCAGCAGGATGCACGGCCCGGAACGATCTCGGCGCAGGATGGCACGCTGTTGCCCAGCGGCGTGCAGATCGGGCTGGGCGTGCGGCCCGCCTCGGTGTCGGTGGTGCTGGCGCAAGGCGCGCTGAGCCAGACCGGCGGTGACCTCGATCTCGCCATCGAGGGCAAAGGGTATCTGGAAGTCACGCTGCCCTCCGGGGCTGCGGCCTATACCCGCGATGGCGGGCTGAAACGCACGGGCGATGGGCTGATCGTCACCTCGGCAGGCCATCAGGTGGCACCCGGCATCACCATCCCCTCTGATGCGCGCAGCATCACCATCAATGCCGATGGCGAGGTTTATGCCCATTTCATGGATCAGGTGCAGCCGCAGATGCTGGGCCAGCTCAGCCTGGCCGGATTCACCAATGAAAAGGGGCTGGAAGCGATTGGCGGCAACCTGTTTCTGGAAACGGCAGGCTCTGGCCCGCCGCTGATCGGCGCGCCCGGGCAGGACGGTTTGGGCACGCTGCGGCAGGGCTATCTGGAAGAAAGCTCTGTCGATGCGGTGCGCGAGGTGACGGAACTGATCAAGGCGCAGCGCGGGTATGAGCTGAATGCCAAGGTCATCACCGCCGCCGATCAGATGCTGTCCGCAACCACGCAGGTGCGGTGA
- a CDS encoding flagellar hook-basal body complex protein, with protein sequence MDASGYTTLTRQGGLMREMQAIANNIANSATTGFRREGVIFSEYVSRLDDAPSLSMARASARNIDLSQGGLSMTGGQFDFAIQGEGFFLLEAPDGNRLTRAGSFSPSAEGELVNPDGYRLLDEGGAPVFVPPDAGAVALAADGTLSAQGQPLARIGLWAPQDPTDLRHMGGTLFATSGGEVPLDGGVIKQGQLEDSNVNALSEISRMIEVQRAYEMGQSFLDSEDQRMRGVIQTLGR encoded by the coding sequence ATGGACGCATCAGGCTATACCACATTGACGCGTCAGGGCGGATTGATGCGCGAAATGCAGGCCATCGCCAATAATATCGCCAATAGCGCGACCACCGGCTTTCGCCGCGAAGGGGTAATCTTTTCGGAATATGTCAGCCGTCTGGACGATGCGCCCTCGCTGTCGATGGCCCGCGCCTCGGCCCGCAACATCGACCTGTCGCAAGGTGGCCTGTCGATGACGGGGGGGCAGTTTGATTTTGCCATTCAGGGCGAAGGATTTTTCCTGCTGGAAGCGCCGGACGGCAACCGGTTGACGCGGGCCGGCAGTTTCAGCCCCTCTGCCGAAGGGGAACTGGTCAATCCTGATGGCTATCGCCTGCTGGATGAGGGCGGCGCGCCGGTCTTTGTGCCGCCCGACGCCGGGGCCGTCGCCCTGGCCGCCGATGGCACCCTCTCGGCGCAGGGGCAGCCGCTGGCCCGGATCGGGCTCTGGGCACCGCAGGATCCGACCGATCTTCGCCATATGGGCGGCACATTGTTTGCAACCTCGGGCGGCGAAGTGCCCTTGGACGGCGGCGTGATCAAGCAGGGCCAGCTGGAAGACAGCAATGTGAACGCGCTTTCGGAAATCTCGCGCATGATCGAGGTGCAGCGCGCCTATGAGATGGGGCAGAGCTTTCTGGACAGTGAAGATCAACGGATGCGCGGTGTCATCCAGACATTGGGACGATAG
- a CDS encoding flagellar biosynthetic protein FliQ, whose translation MSEEQLYDTLRQGLWIAVTISAPLLAVALIAGIAVGLFQALTSIQEMTLTFVPKVGAMLIVFWVSMSFMTSTLVSFFNDRILPQIAGG comes from the coding sequence ATGAGCGAAGAACAGCTCTATGACACGCTGCGCCAGGGTTTGTGGATTGCCGTCACCATCTCGGCCCCGCTGCTGGCCGTGGCGCTGATTGCGGGCATCGCCGTCGGGCTGTTTCAGGCGCTGACCTCCATTCAGGAAATGACGCTGACCTTCGTGCCCAAGGTGGGGGCGATGCTCATCGTGTTCTGGGTGTCGATGAGCTTCATGACCTCGACCCTCGTCAGCTTTTTCAACGACCGTATTCTTCCCCAGATCGCCGGAGGCTGA
- the fliE gene encoding flagellar hook-basal body complex protein FliE, which translates to MDMRTTIAAQTYAHAKTAAAAQPRPPEAESAFGAAADSFSNVLASGESAARNAMIGGADPHALVQALAATELAVETAVTVRDKVVEAYQEILRMPV; encoded by the coding sequence ATGGATATGCGCACGACCATTGCCGCCCAGACCTATGCCCATGCCAAGACTGCCGCAGCCGCCCAGCCGCGCCCGCCCGAGGCCGAAAGCGCCTTCGGGGCTGCGGCGGACAGCTTTTCCAACGTGCTCGCCTCTGGGGAGTCCGCGGCGCGCAATGCGATGATCGGTGGCGCGGATCCGCATGCGCTTGTGCAGGCGCTGGCGGCCACGGAACTGGCGGTCGAAACCGCCGTGACCGTGCGTGACAAGGTGGTGGAGGCCTATCAGGAAATCCTGAGGATGCCGGTATGA
- the flgC gene encoding flagellar basal body rod protein FlgC has product MADLRTSLSLAASGMEAQAARLRHVSENIANADTPGYQRKTISFHAAMDGAAVQAGPVRLDRSALVRIYDPGHPLADDSGHYDGSNVDLVIEMADAREAQRSYEANLRMFDQARQMTQSLFDLLRR; this is encoded by the coding sequence ATGGCCGATCTGCGCACCTCACTCTCGCTCGCCGCCTCTGGTATGGAGGCGCAGGCCGCGCGCCTGCGGCATGTGTCGGAAAATATCGCTAATGCCGATACGCCGGGCTACCAGCGCAAGACCATCAGCTTCCACGCTGCGATGGATGGCGCGGCGGTGCAGGCGGGGCCGGTGCGGCTGGATCGGTCTGCGCTGGTGCGGATCTATGATCCGGGCCACCCGCTGGCCGATGACAGCGGCCATTACGATGGCTCGAACGTCGATCTGGTGATCGAAATGGCTGACGCCCGCGAGGCGCAGCGCAGCTACGAAGCAAACCTCAGGATGTTCGATCAGGCGCGGCAGATGACGCAAAGCCTGTTCGACCTTCTGCGCAGATAA
- a CDS encoding FlgB family protein gives MFEKLEIVRMAQAMASHAGAQQGEIARNIANADTPGFKAQALPDFADLYDSGSGSGMRRTRALHGASVAEAASAPVARQTTGAASPNGNTVSLEGEMVRAVEVRQQHEMALAIYRSSSDILRISLGRQR, from the coding sequence GTGTTTGAAAAACTTGAAATTGTCAGAATGGCGCAGGCGATGGCCAGCCATGCCGGCGCGCAACAGGGCGAAATTGCGCGCAACATTGCCAATGCCGATACGCCCGGTTTCAAGGCGCAGGCCTTGCCGGATTTTGCCGATCTGTATGACAGTGGATCAGGCAGCGGGATGCGCCGCACCCGCGCCCTGCACGGCGCTTCGGTGGCCGAAGCGGCCTCTGCGCCGGTTGCCCGCCAGACCACGGGGGCCGCCAGCCCGAATGGCAACACCGTGTCGCTGGAGGGCGAAATGGTCCGCGCGGTCGAGGTGCGCCAGCAGCATGAGATGGCCTTGGCGATCTATCGCAGCAGCAGCGACATCCTGCGCATCAGCCTCGGGCGGCAGCGTTAG
- a CDS encoding FliI/YscN family ATPase produces MAGIFDALRAEITAVSVANRIGRVADIGKGALRVQGFSQGASLGDRVLIHGSQGDIGGEIVRLSREGAGILPDSTPEGVRIGDAVAMIGHAAIAPDTGWIGRIVDPYGRPLDGRPLFRGVHPRALRAAAPPAAQRRPMGGRLATGLAVFNTLLPIVRGQRIGLFAGSGVGKSSLLARFARRIEADVVVIALIGERGRELRDFTDRILGPEGMRRSVVIAATSDQSPLTRRRCAWTAMAVAEYFRDQGLHVLFLADSITRFAEAHREVAVASGEEANLRGFPPSTAHTIMALAERAGPGPEGAGDITAVFSVLVAGSDMDEPIADILRGVLDGHVVLDRAIAERGRFPAINLLRSVSRSLPDAASPEENALITEARHLLGAYERTEMMIHAGLYAKGSDPVVDLAIKVWPALDAFLSDEAQGSIAASFQNLAACLRP; encoded by the coding sequence ATGGCGGGAATTTTCGATGCACTGCGGGCCGAGATCACCGCCGTGTCGGTGGCAAACCGGATTGGCCGGGTGGCTGACATTGGCAAGGGCGCGCTCCGCGTCCAAGGCTTTTCCCAGGGGGCGAGTCTGGGCGACCGGGTTCTGATCCATGGCAGCCAGGGCGACATCGGTGGTGAAATCGTGCGCCTGTCACGCGAGGGCGCCGGTATCCTGCCCGACAGCACGCCAGAGGGGGTGCGCATCGGCGATGCGGTGGCGATGATCGGCCATGCGGCCATCGCCCCGGATACCGGCTGGATTGGCCGGATCGTCGATCCCTATGGCCGCCCGCTGGACGGCAGGCCGCTGTTCCGGGGCGTGCATCCGCGCGCCTTGCGGGCAGCAGCCCCGCCCGCCGCGCAACGCCGCCCGATGGGTGGACGCCTTGCCACCGGCCTTGCCGTGTTCAACACCTTGCTGCCGATTGTGCGGGGCCAGCGCATCGGGTTGTTTGCGGGGTCCGGCGTTGGCAAATCCTCGCTGCTGGCCAGATTTGCGCGCAGGATCGAGGCGGATGTGGTGGTGATTGCGCTGATCGGGGAGCGAGGCCGCGAATTGCGCGATTTCACCGACCGGATTCTGGGGCCTGAAGGGATGCGGCGCAGCGTTGTGATTGCCGCCACCTCGGATCAATCCCCCCTGACGCGCCGCCGCTGCGCCTGGACTGCGATGGCGGTGGCGGAATATTTCCGCGATCAGGGCCTGCATGTGCTGTTTCTGGCAGATTCGATCACCCGTTTTGCCGAGGCGCACCGCGAGGTCGCCGTCGCCTCGGGGGAGGAGGCGAATTTGCGGGGCTTTCCGCCCTCGACCGCGCATACGATCATGGCGCTGGCAGAGCGGGCCGGGCCGGGCCCCGAGGGCGCGGGTGATATTACGGCGGTGTTTTCGGTGCTGGTGGCCGGATCGGATATGGACGAGCCGATTGCCGATATTCTGCGCGGGGTGCTGGATGGCCATGTGGTGCTGGACCGGGCGATTGCGGAACGGGGCCGGTTTCCGGCGATCAACCTGCTGCGCTCTGTTTCGCGCAGCCTGCCCGATGCGGCCAGCCCGGAAGAAAACGCCCTCATCACCGAGGCGCGGCACCTGCTGGGGGCCTATGAGCGCACGGAAATGATGATCCACGCCGGACTTTACGCAAAAGGCAGCGATCCTGTGGTGGATCTGGCGATCAAGGTCTGGCCCGCGCTGGATGCCTTTCTGTCAGACGAGGCGCAGGGCAGCATCGCCGCAAGCTTTCAGAATCTGGCGGCATGTCTGCGGCCATAG
- a CDS encoding LysR family transcriptional regulator, which translates to MFLGMPRNDFVVKCKYFGYYSGMRNNFEFLDLKAFLAVLELSSFNEAAKLLNLSQPALSRRIRGLEEAVGAQLIERTTRRVAPTQIGRELMPLVRRLVDEFEESILSISDLRGRHRAQVTLASVPTAAFYFLPRVIEAFNKRYPGIRFRIMDLSANEGLDAVANGEVEFGINITGATRDDLIFTPLLEDPFVLACRRDHALAQEPRLSWSALEGHPLIGVSKTSGNRAVLDHALAMADQRLDLNWFYEVNHLSTSLGLVEAGLGISVLPQLATPQREHPLIATVALENPVVTRTIGMVERRGARFSPAATRFREMLVEEWRGSAYA; encoded by the coding sequence ATGTTCTTGGGAATGCCGCGAAACGACTTTGTTGTGAAATGCAAATATTTCGGTTATTATTCCGGTATGCGGAATAATTTTGAATTTCTCGACCTCAAGGCTTTCCTCGCCGTGCTTGAACTTTCATCGTTCAACGAGGCCGCAAAGCTGCTCAACCTGTCGCAACCCGCCTTGTCGCGGCGCATCCGTGGGCTGGAAGAGGCGGTGGGCGCGCAGTTGATCGAACGCACCACACGGCGCGTCGCCCCGACCCAGATCGGGCGCGAGCTGATGCCGCTGGTGCGCAGGCTTGTCGATGAATTCGAAGAATCGATCCTGTCGATCTCGGATCTGCGGGGGCGGCACCGGGCGCAGGTCACGCTGGCCTCTGTGCCCACCGCCGCCTTCTACTTTCTGCCCCGCGTGATCGAGGCCTTCAACAAGCGATACCCGGGAATCCGATTTCGTATCATGGACTTGTCGGCAAACGAAGGTCTTGATGCCGTGGCGAATGGCGAGGTGGAGTTTGGCATCAACATCACCGGTGCCACGCGTGACGACCTGATCTTTACGCCGCTGCTGGAGGATCCTTTCGTGCTGGCCTGCCGCCGCGACCACGCACTTGCCCAAGAGCCGCGTCTGTCCTGGTCGGCGCTGGAGGGGCATCCGCTGATCGGGGTGTCCAAGACCTCCGGCAACCGGGCGGTGCTGGATCATGCGCTGGCGATGGCGGATCAGCGGCTGGATCTGAACTGGTTTTATGAGGTGAACCACCTGTCGACTTCGCTGGGGCTGGTCGAGGCGGGGCTGGGCATTTCCGTTCTGCCGCAACTGGCGACGCCACAGCGGGAGCATCCGCTGATTGCCACGGTTGCACTTGAAAATCCGGTGGTGACACGGACCATCGGCATGGTCGAACGGCGCGGCGCGCGGTTTTCCCCCGCAGCCACCCGGTTTCGGGAAATGCTTGTCGAAGAATGGCGCGGCTCTGCCTATGCCTGA
- a CDS encoding 4-oxalomesaconate tautomerase — translation MDDLIRIPCVMMRGGTSKGPFFLRSDLPHDPAQRDALLIELMGSGHPLQIDGIGGGNSLSSKVAIVGPATRDGADVDYLFAQVKVEERLVDTAPNCGNMLSAVGAFAIEKGLVTAQPGETKVRVHNVNTGKIIEARFQTPGGELRYQGDAAIDGVPGTAAPVYLAFLEAIGAKTGRLLPSGAPQEVIDGVPVSLIDGATPVVLARAETFGLTGSETARDLDANRAFMARLETVRIEAGRRMGLGDVADSVLPKPVLIGVPRRGGDLAVRYFTPHACHSSLATTGAVSVAIAATLPDSIVGTALPDFQLPNTLTLEHPTGRMAVRVDRDSATGQPIVFVMRTCRRLFEGAALVRRTN, via the coding sequence ATGGACGACCTGATCCGCATTCCATGCGTGATGATGCGCGGCGGCACTTCCAAGGGTCCGTTCTTTCTGCGCAGCGATCTGCCGCATGATCCGGCACAGCGCGACGCGCTGCTGATCGAGCTGATGGGCTCCGGCCACCCGCTTCAGATCGACGGAATCGGCGGGGGCAACTCGCTGTCGTCCAAGGTGGCGATTGTCGGGCCTGCAACGCGGGACGGGGCTGACGTCGACTACCTCTTCGCGCAGGTCAAGGTCGAGGAACGGCTGGTGGATACCGCGCCGAACTGCGGCAACATGCTGTCCGCCGTCGGGGCCTTTGCCATTGAAAAAGGCCTAGTGACGGCGCAGCCGGGGGAAACCAAGGTCCGCGTCCACAACGTCAACACCGGCAAGATCATCGAGGCGCGGTTCCAGACCCCCGGCGGCGAATTGCGCTATCAGGGCGATGCGGCGATTGACGGTGTGCCGGGCACGGCGGCGCCGGTCTATCTCGCGTTTCTGGAGGCCATCGGTGCCAAGACGGGCCGCCTGCTGCCATCGGGCGCGCCGCAAGAGGTGATTGACGGCGTGCCCGTCTCGCTGATCGACGGGGCAACCCCGGTTGTCCTCGCCCGCGCCGAAACCTTCGGCCTGACCGGATCTGAAACCGCGCGAGACCTCGATGCCAATCGGGCCTTCATGGCGCGGCTGGAAACGGTTCGGATCGAGGCCGGGCGGCGCATGGGTCTGGGCGATGTGGCCGATTCGGTGCTGCCCAAGCCGGTTCTGATCGGTGTGCCCCGGCGCGGCGGCGATCTTGCGGTGCGCTATTTCACGCCGCATGCCTGCCATTCGTCGCTGGCCACCACCGGGGCCGTCTCGGTCGCCATTGCCGCGACCTTGCCTGACAGCATCGTCGGCACGGCCCTGCCCGACTTTCAGCTGCCGAACACCCTGACACTGGAACACCCGACCGGGCGCATGGCTGTGCGCGTGGACCGGGATAGCGCCACCGGCCAGCCCATCGTTTTCGTGATGCGCACCTGCCGGCGGCTTTTTGAAGGGGCGGCCCTGGTCCGCCGAACGAACTGA
- a CDS encoding Bug family tripartite tricarboxylate transporter substrate binding protein gives MTRITRRSAMALGLAAMSLSGLPAFAQDYPSKPISLVVSYAAGGGTDAIARVFAARLEKALNGRVIVENRPGAAANIGTEVAAAADPDGYTLLIGNQGPMVVNPHIFNLKYDPAEALDPIAMIADASLVVVVGPRLPVKSMGEFMEKAKAGELVYGSAGNASASHVATLLLGQSADIKLKHVPYKGAGPAVNDLVGGHIDFMVTTIPSVIGLVGDGTLTALAVTGKDRFPALPDVPTASEAGVTGYTASAWYGLLGPKGLPEDVRTKLAAATAETLADPDFIAKLSNDGGVPSDLSGQGFADFMAAERARWGEVVKAADIKVE, from the coding sequence ATGACCAGAATTACACGCCGCTCCGCGATGGCGCTTGGACTTGCCGCGATGAGTCTGTCGGGCCTGCCGGCCTTTGCGCAGGATTATCCGTCAAAGCCCATCTCGCTTGTCGTCTCCTATGCGGCAGGCGGCGGGACCGACGCGATTGCCCGCGTTTTTGCCGCGCGTCTTGAAAAAGCGCTGAATGGCCGCGTCATCGTGGAAAACCGTCCCGGGGCCGCCGCCAATATCGGCACCGAGGTCGCCGCCGCCGCCGATCCCGATGGTTATACCCTGCTGATCGGCAATCAGGGGCCGATGGTGGTAAACCCGCATATCTTCAATCTGAAATACGATCCGGCAGAGGCGCTTGACCCCATTGCCATGATTGCCGACGCCTCGCTGGTGGTGGTGGTAGGGCCGCGCCTGCCGGTCAAATCCATGGGCGAGTTCATGGAGAAGGCTAAGGCTGGCGAGTTGGTCTATGGCTCGGCCGGCAATGCCTCGGCCAGCCATGTGGCAACGCTGCTGCTGGGGCAAAGCGCCGACATCAAGCTGAAGCATGTGCCCTACAAAGGCGCCGGTCCGGCGGTGAATGATCTGGTCGGCGGCCATATCGACTTCATGGTCACCACGATCCCGTCGGTGATCGGCCTTGTCGGGGATGGCACGCTGACCGCGCTGGCGGTGACCGGCAAAGACCGGTTCCCCGCGCTGCCCGACGTGCCGACCGCCAGCGAGGCCGGGGTGACCGGCTATACTGCCTCGGCCTGGTATGGCCTGCTTGGTCCGAAGGGCCTGCCCGAGGACGTCCGCACGAAACTGGCCGCCGCCACCGCCGAAACGCTGGCAGATCCTGATTTCATCGCCAAGCTCAGCAATGATGGCGGTGTGCCGTCGGATCTTTCCGGCCAGGGCTTTGCGGATTTCATGGCGGCAGAGCGCGCCCGTTGGGGTGAGGTGGTCAAGGCCGCCGACATCAAGGTGGAATAA
- a CDS encoding tripartite tricarboxylate transporter TctB family protein, giving the protein MSHEAEAPPPPHTPLIGRERLAGLSLVAFGLFTLWAGSDLPFFTESGVGSGLLPRALSVLITLLGAVQLFVTRNEPAESTGTWPLRDMLPVLIGVFLFALTVRGYDFGAFRIPPLGLAVATPLAIICSGLAAKDARPVELAIFATILTAACIGMFRYALGLSIPVAPWLIGY; this is encoded by the coding sequence ATGAGCCACGAAGCCGAGGCCCCCCCACCGCCGCATACCCCCCTGATCGGCCGCGAGCGGCTGGCGGGTCTGAGCCTTGTGGCGTTCGGGCTTTTCACCCTCTGGGCAGGCTCCGACCTGCCCTTCTTTACCGAAAGCGGCGTCGGCTCCGGCCTTTTGCCGCGCGCGCTTTCGGTGCTGATCACCTTGCTCGGTGCGGTGCAACTGTTTGTCACCCGCAACGAGCCTGCGGAATCCACCGGCACATGGCCGCTGCGCGATATGCTTCCGGTGCTGATCGGGGTGTTTCTGTTCGCGCTGACGGTGCGCGGATATGACTTCGGCGCGTTCCGCATCCCGCCACTTGGTCTGGCCGTGGCCACGCCGCTGGCCATCATCTGTTCGGGACTTGCGGCCAAGGATGCGCGCCCGGTCGAGCTGGCGATTTTTGCCACCATCCTGACGGCGGCCTGCATCGGCATGTTCAGATATGCGCTGGGGCTTTCGATCCCCGTGGCGCCCTGGCTGATCGGATACTGA
- a CDS encoding tripartite tricarboxylate transporter permease, with the protein MFEVFQNLGLGLAVALTLKNVFFCFIGCLIGTLVGVLPGVGPVATISILLPVTLALDPTGALIMLAGIYYGAQYGGSTTAILVNIPGEATAVVTAIDGHEMAKKGQAGLALGLAAIGSFIAGTFATIVIAALGVPMTKLGLLFGPAEYFSLMIMGLVFAVVLAHGSLVKALAMILVGVLLSCVGADMETGRERMTFGLHMLTDGIEFVVLAMGIFGFAEIFKNLADPEKRDVVRGKIGRLWPTLRELRENMGPILRGTGLGSVLGVLPGNGAILAPFASYAVEKRLSKRPQDFGTGVPAAVAGPESANNAGAQTSFIPLLTLGLPPNAVMALMVGAMMIQGIVPGPQVIERNPELFWGLVASMWIGNLMLVIINLPLIGLWVKLLQVPYRLLFPAIVAFCCIGLFSISNDPAQVMMAGVLGLVGFALYKLQFEAAPLALGFVLGRLLEEKLRQALIISDGSMMTFVTSPLSALLLGVGAVALVIAVLPAMRKSREDVFKDA; encoded by the coding sequence ATGTTTGAAGTCTTTCAAAACCTTGGCCTTGGGCTGGCCGTCGCTCTGACGCTCAAGAACGTGTTCTTCTGCTTCATCGGCTGCCTGATCGGCACGCTGGTGGGGGTATTGCCCGGCGTCGGGCCGGTCGCGACCATCTCGATCCTGTTGCCGGTCACGCTGGCGCTGGATCCGACCGGCGCGCTGATCATGCTGGCGGGCATCTATTACGGCGCGCAATATGGTGGCTCCACCACCGCCATTCTCGTCAATATCCCCGGCGAGGCGACGGCGGTCGTCACCGCCATCGACGGGCATGAAATGGCCAAGAAGGGCCAAGCGGGTCTGGCGCTCGGGCTGGCTGCCATCGGCTCGTTCATTGCAGGCACCTTTGCCACCATCGTGATCGCGGCGCTTGGCGTGCCGATGACCAAGCTGGGCCTGCTGTTCGGCCCGGCAGAGTATTTCTCGCTGATGATCATGGGGTTGGTCTTTGCGGTGGTGCTGGCGCATGGCTCGCTGGTGAAGGCGCTGGCGATGATCCTTGTCGGGGTGCTGCTGTCTTGCGTGGGTGCCGATATGGAAACCGGGCGCGAGCGGATGACCTTCGGCCTGCACATGCTGACCGATGGTATCGAATTCGTAGTGCTGGCGATGGGGATCTTCGGCTTTGCCGAAATCTTCAAGAACCTTGCAGACCCGGAAAAACGCGATGTGGTGCGCGGCAAGATCGGGCGGCTCTGGCCCACGCTGCGCGAATTGCGCGAGAATATGGGGCCGATCCTGCGCGGCACCGGGCTGGGGTCGGTGCTGGGGGTTCTGCCGGGCAATGGCGCCATTCTTGCCCCCTTTGCCAGCTATGCCGTGGAAAAACGCCTGTCCAAGCGCCCGCAGGATTTTGGCACCGGCGTTCCCGCGGCGGTGGCCGGGCCGGAATCCGCCAACAATGCCGGGGCACAGACCTCGTTCATCCCGCTGTTGACGCTGGGACTGCCGCCCAATGCGGTGATGGCGCTGATGGTCGGGGCAATGATGATCCAGGGCATCGTGCCGGGGCCGCAGGTGATCGAGCGCAATCCCGAACTGTTCTGGGGTCTGGTTGCCTCGATGTGGATCGGCAACCTGATGCTGGTCATCATCAACCTGCCGCTGATCGGTCTGTGGGTGAAGCTGCTTCAGGTGCCTTACCGCCTGCTGTTCCCGGCGATTGTCGCCTTCTGCTGCATCGGCCTGTTCTCGATCTCCAACGACCCGGCGCAGGTGATGATGGCAGGGGTTCTGGGGCTGGTCGGCTTTGCACTCTACAAGTTGCAGTTCGAGGCCGCCCCGCTGGCGCTGGGTTTCGTGCTGGGCCGTCTGCTGGAAGAAAAGCTGCGGCAGGCGCTGATCATCTCGGACGGCAGCATGATGACCTTCGTCACCTCGCCGCTGTCGGCCCTGCTGCTGGGTGTGGGCGCGGTGGCACTTGTGATCGCGGTTCTGCCCGCCATGCGGAAATCGCGCGAGGATGTATTCAAGGACGCCTGA